From the Lepus europaeus isolate LE1 chromosome 12, mLepTim1.pri, whole genome shotgun sequence genome, one window contains:
- the AKNA gene encoding microtubule organization protein AKNA: MASTGAQAHWAEPSLGQGLRRRRWAWATEEKGADKSGPGGWGEEQPFPGAPSPELLEDFLLAQPHPLPPKWGPDLRPGTRQDSSSGESSGEETGAEDVDSPAASTLPLGWLPPADPHLDMTQEEPDEPLASAEAEEGGESSPPLEEDAGPGSEGNGDTCLVALGQAQARGWTASGRQGSGNRLPEHSEDNSARSWSSGTVSLGHLSDSLDSPWEGDLDVPGAPALEETLPLNPSNHPLNPDVRTGSTVVPVTPTEFQDTAAPAQRSGCAAGRWSKDTIGVSCPQPEDQTWKRTKTSPKPLPSRFTGSISPMNPRPRPAQKNKMPPKQGATLASHSSSDVPMYGRGRLNYPLPDFSKVGPRVKFPKDESYRPPKSRSHKGQPQGPARPLIFKSPAEIVREVLLSSGEASLVKDPPPAHPITRVPQEFQTPEQATELVHQLQEDYHKLLTKYAEAENTIDQLRLGAKVNLYWDPPQPSHSTQHKGRPVQGAQALSFTIPQPRSAQWWPAPATDPQSSEASGWPMAQGDLATPSPPSLPTPGWLPEDQAIAPEQPSAEWTETLASQAHRILAQVDSFEGLMQAGQLTPRNQLKGFQRLQAAHRALEEKYLKASRAQHLARQLAGSEGTPGKFDPGRELETKIYHLGTRLGELKDLMDQTQQAPELSGCDSAPDSAPAVPSSRQPRHLPTPPGQTPAPDSQTTFPEPAATGPGPGPLHVNVEVTSGSSEVGDRPRELPASLRCKELQVEQDFQGLLDRNLSVKSLSEVLRMEEEEEEEEEEEGHTLEVDGPALVPGNAEANRMCRTQQPAQAEKGHGVPVEEPVKQMVSLKPQGLQTAMAREGHMPGLGSAGTATLGPGVPSSPALGAKSEASHQSSASSLPGSGFSERLLPKTLHHAGGPHAEEPWMASPETDSGFVGSETSRVSPLTQTPEHRLIHVSTPGTSSQPLTAPVPHDGASHPKARGAAMPGRAREPSTPRSRAQRPLSSPSSPPQPRRSGFRGERAPLAEMATPGSEFERPKQSAGQLLPSRTISPAPTPAPAAPLPCAPTTGTAPNFLVSRAGRDQAIRELQEEVSRLRLRLESSLHRPPQGSPVHPASASHSPARPWDRPLDSSATRGSHFGSKSTERLSGEPGCAEQASPTGRQRPRSSSVPRLPLGSESERPSPQLLSEKSRTPEDEAQVARDGMRVVGSTRRPDRVTFRGQYTGQEYQVWPPKAVPRDAGAASCPNCQPARTRDSGGAATKDPLGPHPTETLRCPLCGQVGFPTEGDSSGPATSGAEKAATRRNAPAASSPKQRSKRAGSPAGPPPGLWYLAATPPAAAPPAFTYVSSVPVMPYPPATVYYAPPAASTSASSGTACGRAARGPRHSVQLDPGDLEELSRALSQAVRVAESVRSASRQMSRSLSADLRQVRGLRGSCLF, translated from the exons atgGCCAGCACGGGGGCTCAGGCCCACTGGGCTgagcccagcctggggcaggggctccgGCGGCggcgctgggcctgggccacGGAGGAGAAGGGTGCGGATAAAAGTggcccagggggctggggagaagaGCAGCCCTTCCCCGGCGCCCCCAGCCCCGAGCTCTTGGAggacttcctcctggcccagccgcacCCGCTGCCCCCGAAGTGGGGCCCAGACCTGCGGCCAGGCACACGTCAGGATTCCTCATCCGGGGAGTCTTCTGGAGAAG AGACTGGAGCCGAGGATGTGGACAGCCCAGCTGCCTCCACCTTGCCTCTTGGCTGGCTGCCCCCGGCAGACCCGCATTTGGACATGACCCAAGAAGAGCCAGATGAGCCCCTTGCAAGTGCCGAggctgaggagggaggggagagctcCCCGCCACTGGAGGAGGACGCTGGTCCCGGCTCGGAGGGCAATGGAGACACCTGCCTtgtggccctgggccaggctcaggCCAGAGGCTGGACGGCCTCTGGCAGACAAGGCAGTGGAAACAGACTTCCAGAACATTCTGAGGACAACTCAGCAAGGTCCTGGAGCAGTGGAACTGTGAGCCTTGGCCACCTTAGTGACAGTCTTGATTCTCCCTGGGAAGGAGACCTCGATGTCCCCGGGGCCCCCGCCCTGGAGGAAACCTTGCCACTGAACCCCAGCAACCACCCCCTAAACCCAGATGTCAGAACTGGAAGCACCGTTGTCCCGGTGACCCCCACAGAATTCCAGGACACAGCGGCCCCAGCCCAGCGCTCCGGGTGCGCTGCAGGCAGATGGAGCAAAGACACCATTGGCGTCTCCTGCCCTCAGCCGGAGGACCAGACCTGGAAGCGGACAAAGACATCCCCGAAACCACTCCCTTCCCGATTCACCGGCTCCATCAGCCCCATGAATCCTCGGCCTAGGCCAGCCCAGAAGAATAAGATGCCGCCCAAGCAGGGAGCCACTCTGGCCAGCCACTCGTCTTCTGATGTCCCCATGTATGGCCGGGGGCGGCTGAACTACCCACTCCCTGATTTCTCCAAGGTGGGGCCCCGGGTGAAGTTCCCCAAAGATGAAAGCTACCGCCCCCCCAAGTCCAGGAGCCACAAAGGGCAGCCTCAgggccctgccaggcccctgaTCTTCAAGTCCCCGGCAGAGATTGTGCGAGAGGTCCTGCTGAGCAGCGGAGAAGCCTCCCTGGTGAAGGACCCCCCTCCAGCCCACCCCATCACCAGGGTACCCCAAGAGTTTCAGACACCAGAACAAGCCACTGAACTAGTCCACCAGCTGCAG GAGGACTACCACAAGCTACTCACCAAGTATGCAGAGGCCGAGAACACCATCGACCAGCTGCGCCTCGGGGCCAAG GTGAACCTGTACTGGGacccgccccagcccagccacagcacccagcacaaGGGGAGGCCggtgcagggggcccaggccTTGTCCTTCACCATTCCGCAGCCCCGCTCAGCACAGTGGTGGCCAGCCCCCGCCACGGACCCCCAGAGCTCGGAGGCCTCAG GGTGGCCAATGGCTCAAGGAGACCTGGCTACCCCCTCGCCCCCCAGCCTGCCCACCCCGGGCTGGCTCCCAGAAGACCAGGCCATCGCCCCAGAGCAGCCCTCTGCGGAGTGGACCGAGACACTGGCTTCTCAGGCCCATCGGATTCTGGCCCAG GTGGACTCCTTCGAAGGGCTGATGCAGGCAGGCCAGCTCACGCCCCGGAACCAGCTCAAG GGCTTCCAGCGGCTACAGGCTGCCCACAGGGCCCTGGAGGAGAAGTACCTGAAGGCCAGCAGGGCGCAGCACCTGGCCCGGCAGCTTGCGGGCTCCGAGGGGACACCTGGGAAATTTGATCCTGGCAG GGAGCTGGAAACGAAGATCTACCATCTGGGAACTCGTCTGGGAGAGCTGAAGGACCTCATGGACCAGACCCAGCAAGCCCCTGAGCTGTCTGGGTGCGACTCAGCTCCggacagcgcgccagctgtgccCTCGTCCCGGCAGCCCAGACATCTGCCCACCCCTCCGGGACAGACCCCCGCACCAGACAGCCAGACCACCTTTCCGGAG cctgccgccactggccctggccctggaccATTGCACGTGAACGTGGAGGTGACCTCTGGCAGCAGTGAGGTGGGAGACAGGCCCAGAGAGCTCCCAGCCTCGCTGCGGTGcaaggagctgcaggtggagcaaGATTTCCAAGGCCTCCTGGACCG GAACCTCAGCGTGAAGTCTCTCTCAGAGGTCTTGaggatggaggaagaggaggaggaagaagaggaggaggaaggccacACTCTGGAAGTCGATGGGCCGGCTCTGGTGCCGGGGAATGCCGAAGCCAACAGGATGTGCCGAACGCAGCAGCCAGCACAGGCTGAGAAAGGTCACGGGGTGCCCGTTGA AGAGCCCGTGAAACAGATGGTGTCCCTGAAGCCACAAGGCCTGCAGACAGCCATGGCCAGAGAGGGGCACATGCcaggcctgggctctgctgggacagcGACTCTAGGCCCCGGTGTGCCATCGTCCCCTGCTCTGGGTGCCAAGTCCGAGGCGTCCCATCAGAGCAGTGCGAGCAGCCTGCCGGGAAGCGGCTTCTCTGAGCGCCTGCTGCCAAAGACTCTGCACCACGCTGGCGGGCCCCACGCAGAG GAGCCTTGGATGGCATCCCCCGAGACAGACAGCGGCTTTGTGGGCTCAGAGACCAGCAGGGTGTCGCCCCTCACGCAGACCCCGGAACACCGGCTCATCCACGTCAG CACCCCAGGGACATCAAGCCAGCCCTTGACTGCACCTGTGCCTCACGATGGAGCCTCTCACCCCAAGGCCAGGGGTGCTGCCATGCCCGGAAGAGCCAGAGAGCCCAGCACGCCCCGGAGCCGAGCCCAGAGGCCCCTCTCCAGCCCCAGCAGTCCGCCGCAGCCCAGGAGATCCGGCTTCCGCGGGGAACGGGCCCCGCTGGCCgagatgg CGACCCCCGGCTCCGAGTTCGAGAGGCCAAAGCAGAGTGCTGGACAGCTCCTCCCCAGCAGGACAATCAGCCCAGCCCCGACCCcggccccagctgcccctctgccctGTGCACCTACAACGGGGACCGCCCCCAACTTCCTTGTCAGCAGGGCGGGCCGAGA ccaggccaTCCGCGAGCTGCAAGAGGAGGTGTCGCGGCTCCGTCTGCGGTTGGAGAGCAGCCTGCACCGACCGCCCCAGGGCAGCCCCGTGCACCCAGCGTCTGCCTCCCACTCCCCTGCCCGGCCCTGGGACCGGCCATTGGACTCCTCAGCCACCCGGGGCTCCCACTTTGGCAG TAAATCCACAGAGAGATTGTCCGGGGAGCCGGGATGTGCAGAGCAAGCTTCGCCCACAGGAAGGCAGCGACCCAGGTCCTCCTCGGTGCCCCGGCTGCCCCTGG GTTCCGAATCTGAGCGTCCCTCCCCACAGCTGTTGTCTGAGAAGAGCAGGACCCCCGAGGACGAGGCACAGGTGGCTCGGGACGGAATGAGAGTGGTGGGCAGCACCAGGCGCCCAGACAGGGTCACCTTCCGGGGCCAGTACACAG GTCAGGAGTACCAGGTTTGGCCCCCCAAGGCTGTCCCGAGAGACGCTGGTGCCGCCTCTTGTCCTAACTGCCAGCCCGCTAGGACCCGTGACTCAG gcggtgctgccaccAAGGACCCCCTGGGGCCCCATCCCACGGAGACGCTCCGATGTCCCCTGTGCGGTCAAGTTGGGTTCCCCACCGAGGGAGACAGCTCAGGCCCGGCCACCTCTG GGGCAGAAAAGGCCGCCACGAGGAGAAACgcacctgcagcctccagccCCAAGCAGAGGAGCAAGCGGGCGGGGTCGCCGGCAGGGCCGCCCCCTGGACTGTGGTACCTGGCAGCCACGCCTCCAGCAGCCGCGCCTCCAGCCTTCACCTACGTGTCCTCAGTTCCCGTCATGCCTTACCCGCCAGCCACCGT